From the Priestia koreensis genome, one window contains:
- a CDS encoding TIGR04104 family putative zinc finger protein, which translates to MPCCQNCGHQWSWGTTFKKIWTFKRTLTCPNCQVVQYVSKDARFKISLISTIIPLVLVPLIAFGFAVKSIVLVEFLLLGMFSLYMPNLYELTNEEEHLW; encoded by the coding sequence ATGCCATGCTGTCAAAATTGTGGACATCAGTGGAGCTGGGGGACTACTTTTAAAAAAATCTGGACATTTAAACGAACGTTAACCTGCCCAAATTGCCAAGTAGTGCAGTACGTTTCAAAGGACGCGCGCTTTAAGATCAGCTTAATTTCCACGATTATTCCCCTTGTACTTGTTCCATTAATTGCATTTGGATTTGCCGTCAAATCCATTGTCCTTGTTGAATTTCTCCTATTAGGAATGTTCTCTTTGTACATGCCAAACTTGTACGAATTAACAAATGAAGAAGAACACTTGTGGTAA
- a CDS encoding MFS transporter, with protein sequence MQVISCGALCTLSFSTAFVPLLVIIHAKVTLHLSTDIIGLLLSSAGAGNILGIIVLKWMKNPNWMLLLGVLFLLSGVGVSLLCLAQHSAMICLGMFLFDGALSMGFVIQAAVHQAATPDTLLSRVRSVTYVLGGISGALGTFLAGWISQHYSTAFALWTGVIVLVTVATIMATNLGQSARIKEICPPDGVGL encoded by the coding sequence ATACAGGTAATTAGCTGCGGAGCACTCTGCACCCTCAGTTTTTCAACGGCATTCGTGCCTTTGCTAGTCATTATTCACGCAAAGGTCACCCTGCATCTTTCTACCGATATCATCGGCCTTTTGTTATCAAGTGCAGGCGCAGGAAACATTTTAGGGATTATTGTGTTAAAATGGATGAAAAACCCGAACTGGATGCTCCTTCTGGGCGTATTATTTCTTCTGTCAGGCGTTGGGGTTTCCCTTCTCTGCTTGGCTCAGCACAGCGCGATGATTTGTTTAGGTATGTTTTTATTCGACGGCGCGCTGTCGATGGGATTTGTGATTCAGGCTGCCGTACACCAAGCAGCTACTCCGGATACGCTGCTGTCGCGCGTACGAAGCGTGACATATGTATTGGGCGGGATAAGCGGAGCGCTCGGAACTTTTCTCGCTGGATGGATCTCACAGCACTATTCTACTGCTTTTGCGCTATGGACGGGCGTGATTGTTCTTGTCACAGTAGCCACAATCATGGCTACTAATCTTGGTCAGAGCGCTCGAATAAAGGAAATTTGTCCGCCTGACGGAGTAGGTTTATAG
- a CDS encoding alpha/beta-type small acid-soluble spore protein, with the protein MALQRNRSNGNDLVVPGGAHAAAIEQMKWEIAQEFGVQLGPDTTSRANGSVGGEITKRLIRMAEQQLGGGTFH; encoded by the coding sequence ATGGCATTACAACGCAATCGCTCAAACGGTAACGACCTAGTCGTTCCAGGCGGAGCACACGCAGCAGCAATCGAACAAATGAAGTGGGAGATCGCTCAAGAGTTTGGCGTTCAATTAGGTCCAGATACAACTTCTCGCGCTAACGGTTCAGTTGGTGGAGAAATCACAAAACGCCTTATCAGAATGGCTGAGCAACAGCTTGGCGGCGGTACATTTCATTAA
- a CDS encoding MOSC domain-containing protein, producing the protein MTTYDVKSLNIGKIETLTYGTKTFESAIRKGAVIEPIFLSEIGLQGDEQAYKHHGGVEKALCLYPHEHYAHWQPILSNMVETALFGENITTVGLTEENTHIGDTFSYGEAIIQVTEPRNPCAKLATKYDVSDLVLQVRDSGYTGFLFRVLKEGMVSPQDKLVLLRPDPHAVSVALVNDVKFFDKKNKEKLQKVLAVEGLAESLRVTLEKQYQSAL; encoded by the coding sequence ATGACGACATACGATGTGAAATCACTTAATATTGGAAAAATTGAAACCTTAACATATGGTACTAAAACCTTTGAATCTGCTATTCGAAAGGGCGCTGTTATAGAACCAATCTTTTTGAGTGAAATTGGGCTACAGGGCGATGAACAAGCGTATAAACATCATGGTGGTGTAGAAAAGGCTCTTTGTTTATACCCTCATGAACACTACGCTCACTGGCAACCAATTTTATCAAACATGGTGGAGACGGCTTTGTTTGGCGAAAACATTACGACCGTTGGATTAACGGAAGAAAACACGCACATAGGGGATACCTTTTCTTACGGTGAAGCAATTATTCAAGTTACAGAACCACGAAATCCTTGTGCAAAGCTAGCTACAAAATATGACGTCTCTGATTTGGTTCTTCAAGTAAGAGATAGCGGCTACACCGGGTTTTTATTCCGTGTTTTAAAAGAAGGAATGGTCTCACCTCAGGATAAGCTCGTTCTTTTAAGACCTGATCCGCACGCGGTCAGTGTAGCACTTGTGAACGATGTGAAATTCTTTGACAAGAAAAACAAAGAAAAGCTGCAAAAAGTCCTCGCTGTCGAAGGGCTTGCTGAAAGCCTGCGTGTGACGCTTGAAAAACAGTACCAGTCTGCTCTATAA
- a CDS encoding class I SAM-dependent DNA methyltransferase, producing MSDYYGELCTRMYERDKSLAQGEELRFFLSFVENKEMNVLEPMCGNGRMLIPFMQEGIDIEGFDLSVDMLERCREKCVDLNLIPTIYHDKIEEFSTDKKYDLIMIPFGSFSLLTDHLVAKSLENLSSLLKENGKLLLTIMTTSNTSEEIPNWAQTNRVEFTDDTIIEWKKVHYDEHENTLHTTIKYVLMRDQTVIKTETMNFPVRLYEENEFDTILSRNGFPNVTIHEVKDGYGFGRSFDVYECMTEKAL from the coding sequence GTGAGCGATTACTACGGAGAGCTATGTACCCGAATGTATGAACGTGACAAATCACTTGCCCAAGGAGAAGAGCTACGCTTCTTTCTTTCGTTTGTAGAGAACAAGGAGATGAATGTGCTTGAGCCAATGTGTGGGAACGGACGTATGCTCATTCCTTTTATGCAAGAGGGGATTGATATTGAAGGGTTTGATCTATCGGTTGATATGCTAGAACGCTGCCGAGAAAAGTGTGTAGATCTCAATCTTATTCCCACTATTTATCATGATAAAATAGAGGAATTTTCCACAGATAAAAAATATGATTTGATTATGATTCCGTTTGGTTCGTTTTCATTGTTGACAGATCACTTAGTAGCCAAAAGCTTAGAAAATTTATCTTCGCTATTAAAGGAAAACGGGAAATTACTCTTGACGATTATGACAACGAGCAACACGTCGGAAGAAATTCCAAATTGGGCTCAAACAAATCGTGTGGAATTTACAGACGACACGATTATTGAGTGGAAAAAAGTTCATTACGATGAGCACGAAAACACTTTACATACCACGATAAAATATGTGCTGATGCGTGATCAAACAGTAATTAAAACGGAAACAATGAATTTCCCGGTCCGTCTTTATGAAGAGAATGAATTTGATACGATTTTAAGCCGGAATGGATTTCCGAATGTTACGATTCATGAAGTGAAGGATGGATACGGATTCGGTCGTTCATTTGATGTGTATGAATGCATGACAGAAAAAGCGCTCTGA
- a CDS encoding AAA family ATPase, with amino-acid sequence MNKIHIIGSVGSGKTTLARRLSKELNIPFYELDNVVWERGEREDRRRSPEERDELLLTIIRSEQWIIEGVHLDWVGDSFQQADLIILVDPPYRTRQRQIIKRFFKQRMKLEASHYKPTFTIFRKMIEWNKIYETKNRQEILEALAPYKHKLLHTSNNKDVMLRKEE; translated from the coding sequence ATGAACAAAATTCATATTATCGGCTCCGTCGGCAGTGGAAAAACAACGCTCGCAAGGCGGTTATCCAAAGAGCTTAACATTCCGTTTTATGAGCTTGATAACGTTGTATGGGAGCGAGGAGAACGAGAGGACAGAAGGCGTAGTCCTGAAGAAAGGGACGAGCTTCTATTAACAATCATTCGTTCTGAGCAGTGGATTATTGAAGGCGTTCACCTTGATTGGGTAGGGGACAGCTTTCAGCAAGCGGACCTCATCATTTTAGTCGATCCACCGTACCGCACGAGACAGAGGCAAATTATTAAACGGTTCTTCAAGCAAAGAATGAAATTAGAGGCGTCTCACTACAAACCAACCTTTACTATTTTTCGTAAAATGATCGAATGGAACAAGATCTACGAAACGAAAAACCGACAGGAGATTCTAGAAGCGCTTGCTCCGTACAAACATAAGCTGCTTCATACATCCAATAACAAAGACGTAATGCTAAGAAAGGAGGAGTAG
- a CDS encoding helix-turn-helix domain-containing protein, translating into MESVGQRIKERRKMIGLTQSEISGPNLSVGMISLIERNLTNPSLKTLEQIAARLGVSVQSLLENKSEKGTIAENKQETITLLQGLMKAKRYKEVKEILAHLKEKDLDLSVRGAVAKIDGDLALQSDQYDQALIYFNDALIYLPPYELEQLISIYISLSKAYFKTRDYHKSIEASIKGLLLLESNYAPENTLLYLNLYFTQAYSYCRIQEFEKALGIMSQAFQLMKEQNCYFKAGSFYMLHGVVYLYLKKFAKGIVETEKAIRLLKENEEWGEVAGCLTNLGILYRETGEFNKSLNYLQECLELAISHQKQKHVLNSYYEMALTYYKAGNLVEAEKLCKEHRDHVDGDKELKATINFLLSHVAFKQNASSLSLLYIEEAYEDASLIADNSLMTRCLQFKSTILHTEGRLEEAYQCLLCATQMFEHQTRKYYESFPETRMEISGVF; encoded by the coding sequence ATGGAAAGTGTAGGACAGCGAATTAAAGAGAGAAGAAAAATGATTGGATTAACACAAAGCGAGATTTCTGGACCGAATTTAAGCGTCGGAATGATTAGTTTAATTGAACGTAATTTAACGAACCCGTCCTTAAAAACGCTTGAACAAATTGCAGCCCGCCTCGGGGTGAGCGTTCAATCATTGCTTGAAAACAAAAGTGAAAAAGGGACAATAGCAGAAAACAAACAAGAAACGATTACGTTACTTCAAGGGTTAATGAAAGCGAAACGCTATAAAGAAGTAAAAGAAATTTTAGCACATTTAAAAGAAAAAGACCTTGATCTTTCTGTGCGTGGGGCAGTCGCAAAAATTGATGGAGACCTCGCTCTTCAAAGCGATCAATACGACCAGGCACTCATTTATTTTAACGATGCGCTCATCTATTTACCTCCCTACGAGCTCGAACAGCTCATTAGCATTTACATTTCACTATCAAAGGCTTATTTTAAAACTCGTGACTATCATAAAAGTATTGAAGCATCGATTAAAGGGCTTCTATTATTGGAATCAAACTATGCGCCGGAAAATACATTGCTATACTTGAACCTCTACTTTACGCAAGCCTATAGCTATTGCCGCATTCAAGAATTTGAAAAAGCACTTGGGATTATGTCGCAGGCTTTTCAACTCATGAAGGAGCAGAATTGTTACTTTAAAGCGGGATCTTTTTATATGCTGCATGGCGTTGTGTACTTGTATTTAAAAAAGTTTGCAAAGGGAATTGTGGAAACGGAAAAAGCGATTCGTCTGCTAAAAGAAAACGAAGAGTGGGGGGAAGTTGCCGGGTGTTTAACGAATTTAGGCATTTTGTATCGTGAAACGGGAGAATTTAATAAAAGCCTAAACTATTTACAAGAATGTTTGGAGCTTGCGATTAGTCATCAAAAGCAAAAACACGTGTTAAACAGCTATTATGAAATGGCGCTTACGTACTACAAAGCTGGAAATCTAGTAGAAGCAGAGAAACTCTGTAAAGAACATCGTGATCATGTCGATGGTGACAAAGAACTTAAAGCGACGATTAACTTTCTGCTGTCTCATGTAGCATTTAAACAAAACGCCAGCAGCTTGTCTCTGCTATACATTGAGGAGGCCTATGAGGACGCATCCTTGATTGCAGACAACTCTCTCATGACGCGATGTCTACAATTCAAATCTACAATTTTACATACAGAAGGTCGTCTAGAAGAAGCCTATCAGTGTCTTCTTTGTGCCACTCAAATGTTCGAGCACCAAACGCGAAAATACTATGAAAGCTTCCCAGAAACGAGGATGGAAATTAGCGGAGTTTTCTGA
- a CDS encoding GntR family transcriptional regulator: MQIIISNQSKQPIYEQISQQVKQHILKGILHEGDSLPSIRLLAKDLQVSVITTKRAYEELEKEGFIHSVVGKGSFVSSQNHEFLKEKQWKIVEDKLQEAITLSKEVNISKQEVIELLSLLYEGEGN; this comes from the coding sequence ATGCAAATTATTATTTCAAATCAATCGAAACAACCCATTTACGAACAAATTTCACAGCAGGTTAAGCAGCATATTTTAAAAGGTATCTTGCATGAAGGGGATTCATTACCATCGATCCGCCTGTTAGCAAAGGATCTTCAAGTGAGTGTGATTACAACAAAACGTGCGTATGAGGAGCTAGAAAAAGAAGGCTTTATTCACTCCGTGGTAGGCAAAGGTTCGTTTGTTTCGTCGCAAAACCATGAATTTTTAAAAGAAAAGCAGTGGAAAATTGTTGAAGACAAACTGCAAGAAGCCATTACGCTAAGTAAAGAAGTGAACATTTCCAAACAAGAGGTTATAGAGTTGCTGTCATTATTATATGAGGGGGAAGGGAATTGA
- a CDS encoding alpha/beta fold hydrolase produces MWEKGEVHTKRGKFEYFKKGANKEWNNMSLVHVERRDSYFAKPSSGGVVQSRLNYYAFHDLPTYDVTEKLAGITVPTTIYCGRYDAQCPLHFSEEIHHRITSSTLHVFEHSNHYPFLEEQQQFGEMIETFAKR; encoded by the coding sequence ATGTGGGAGAAAGGCGAAGTACATACTAAACGAGGCAAGTTTGAATATTTTAAGAAGGGCGCCAACAAAGAATGGAACAACATGTCTCTTGTTCACGTCGAACGGCGGGATTCGTATTTCGCAAAGCCCAGTAGTGGAGGAGTCGTTCAATCACGATTAAACTACTATGCGTTTCATGATTTGCCAACGTATGACGTAACAGAGAAGCTTGCAGGAATTACTGTTCCTACGACTATCTATTGCGGGCGGTATGATGCTCAGTGTCCGCTTCATTTTTCAGAAGAAATTCATCATCGTATAACATCATCCACTCTGCACGTCTTCGAACATAGCAATCACTATCCATTTTTAGAAGAGCAACAGCAGTTCGGGGAAATGATTGAGACGTTTGCGAAACGATAA
- a CDS encoding LysE family translocator — protein sequence MTILLANMLLGLSIALPVGTVTIEMTKQGLKNGFMHGWVVGLGGMTVDLLFIILLYSGLASVLSTPAVQLVMWFVGAIFLLYIGFSSMKEAAHDVNSDGKPIKKSLLSSFISGFLVAISPGNLFFWLSVFGTVLTTSFQKADSLHFLFAASGILAGILIHDLGLMTIVAGTRKVLKPAYMKSTSVFAGILLIGFSLYFFGQFVQQLIIYL from the coding sequence ATGACCATTCTGCTAGCAAATATGTTGCTCGGCTTATCCATTGCGCTCCCGGTTGGAACCGTCACAATTGAAATGACGAAACAGGGATTGAAAAATGGATTCATGCATGGCTGGGTAGTGGGTCTTGGTGGCATGACCGTTGATTTGCTGTTTATTATCCTTTTATATTCCGGCTTAGCGTCTGTATTATCTACTCCTGCTGTTCAGCTGGTAATGTGGTTTGTAGGGGCCATTTTCCTTCTTTACATAGGTTTTAGCAGCATGAAGGAAGCAGCGCATGATGTGAATTCTGACGGGAAACCGATCAAAAAGTCGCTCTTGTCCTCTTTTATAAGCGGCTTTCTTGTAGCCATCTCACCCGGCAATTTATTTTTTTGGCTCAGCGTGTTTGGAACCGTGCTGACCACTTCTTTTCAAAAAGCAGACTCGCTGCATTTTTTGTTTGCAGCAAGTGGTATTTTAGCAGGTATTCTTATTCATGATCTCGGACTAATGACGATTGTTGCTGGAACAAGGAAGGTACTCAAACCTGCTTATATGAAGTCGACCTCCGTTTTTGCTGGCATCCTTTTAATTGGATTCTCTCTTTACTTTTTTGGTCAATTCGTTCAGCAGCTCATTATCTACCTGTAG
- a CDS encoding class I SAM-dependent methyltransferase — MLSKQGFDLWANEYNQTVQETEEQNQYPFAGYKTILSTIFNEVMQRPHAKVLDIGFGTGVLTKRLYEEGHEIHGLDFSPNMIQIAKEEMPNAHLIEWDINQGVPIKQLSEQYEAIISTYTLHHLTDEAKVAFIHQLLPLLSDGGRVFIGDISFPTQRELVECREVSRSYWDDDEFYFVAEDFKGALKDICTCEFYPISHCGGVFILSK, encoded by the coding sequence ATGCTAAGTAAACAAGGGTTTGACTTATGGGCAAATGAATATAATCAAACGGTACAGGAGACGGAAGAACAAAATCAGTATCCGTTTGCGGGATATAAAACGATTTTATCCACTATTTTTAATGAAGTGATGCAGCGACCACACGCAAAAGTGTTGGACATTGGTTTTGGCACAGGGGTCTTAACGAAGCGATTGTATGAAGAAGGTCATGAAATACACGGACTTGATTTCTCACCTAATATGATTCAAATCGCAAAAGAAGAAATGCCTAATGCACACCTAATTGAATGGGATATTAATCAAGGAGTACCAATCAAACAGTTATCGGAGCAATACGAGGCGATCATTAGCACCTATACACTTCACCATTTAACAGATGAGGCAAAAGTAGCGTTCATTCACCAACTGCTTCCACTATTATCAGATGGTGGACGAGTCTTTATCGGTGACATTTCCTTTCCAACACAGCGTGAATTAGTTGAATGTCGGGAAGTAAGCCGTAGCTACTGGGATGATGATGAATTTTATTTTGTAGCAGAAGATTTCAAAGGGGCTCTGAAGGATATTTGCACGTGTGAATTCTATCCGATTTCACATTGCGGTGGTGTTTTCATTTTATCCAAATAA
- a CDS encoding NUDIX domain-containing protein: protein MFFVNVQAAIYENHKWLLIKRSEQEEHAAGQLALVGGTVDQESRAEKTLEATLKREVDEEIGIEIDNLRYVNSSSFTTDSGEAVINVVFLCERRSGIPYTKSVDEVDAILWQSTEEILRNPDIPLYLKKDITEARKLIKDEKVI, encoded by the coding sequence ATGTTTTTTGTAAACGTACAGGCTGCCATTTACGAAAATCACAAGTGGCTCCTGATTAAACGAAGTGAACAAGAAGAGCATGCCGCAGGACAGCTAGCATTAGTAGGTGGAACGGTAGACCAGGAATCACGTGCAGAAAAAACGCTTGAAGCAACGCTAAAGCGTGAGGTTGATGAGGAAATCGGCATTGAAATTGACAACCTTCGCTATGTAAACAGTAGCTCGTTCACGACTGACAGCGGTGAAGCCGTCATTAATGTTGTTTTTCTTTGTGAACGCCGATCTGGTATTCCTTATACGAAGAGTGTTGATGAAGTAGATGCGATTCTGTGGCAAAGTACAGAGGAGATTTTACGAAATCCTGACATCCCGCTTTATTTAAAGAAAGATATTACCGAAGCTCGGAAATTAATTAAAGATGAGAAAGTAATTTGA